The nucleotide window TGAACATAATTCCGCTGGTCACATTCATTCTCTCGCTTGTCTTCAGGTACCAAAATTCTTTCATTATTCATGCATTCACAATAAACTTCAGTTTTTATTTGCTGGACCCAAGATCAACTtcttgataatcaacaaccacCATTATATCTTATTTTCCAATACGGAATGTGATATATGGatgaacatataagaatggaGACATTGCAAATCTGGAGCATAGCTGGATCAATGAAGATTGTAGCCGTTGTGCTCTCGGTTGGAGGCACAATGCTCATCAGCCTTTACAAGGGCAAGACACTGCATCTCTGGGATCGCATTATGAAGCACCACCACGAGGGACAACAAACCACAGAGGTTGCAGGCAATCATCTAAGAGGGACAATATTCTTGGTAGGCAGCAGCATCACACTTGCTTGCTGGTACCTGATTCAGGTGATCGACCATGCAATGACATGTTGCGACTATCCCTTTTTTATTGTTAAGTTTGTTATATTATTTAGAGTTGGACTAATGAGACGTGTGCTCATTAGTATTATAGCGGGCCGGTAGACATGATGAGAGGAGGGGAAAGAGGGCATCGGAGAGAAATACTTGCATGCATACATTAAGATGCTAAAGGGATGACATCATCAAGATTGTTAGTAGATTTAATCTTCAAAATGTTATAACTCCCTAAACGTGATGAACATTTGAAACCCGCCTTCACTATCGGCTTTGTTTTGATAAGGACTTCAAAATTAGATAATATACGACTATGTTCTGAAAATAGTTTTTCCTTATAAGTTAGCATCATCCATTACTTTTGAAGTTACCACCGACACAACACTTTAAGTGTACTCAACACTTTGGTTCTATATGCATTCAACATTGATCGTGCTTTTAATTGGTTGATGTAATCAGTGTGTACCTAGCAAATCGAGTTTTTCATGTGGGTAACTACTAGCAATGCTTTTATTTGCATGTCATGAATGAGTTGATGATGATCTTGTTGCATGCAAGGAGCACTCCAACGCGAGATTGGGACTATTAGAAAGTTCATTTTGTATTATTTTTTTGTGTATTGTTTTTGTTAGTTGAAATTAGATCTTGATTTTTTTTGTACTATGTTCATGCAGTCAAAGGTTATGAAGGTGTATCCATACAAATACTGGTCGTCTATGGTGACATGCTTTGTTGGAGGATTTCAAACCGCGCTAGTTGGAATAATATTGAGTAGAGACAAGAACACGTGGAAGCTAGGATGGGATCTGAACCTTATGACCATCTTCTACTCAGTGAGTCAGTAGATCTGAAAAACATCCATAAAATACATATTAAAATCTGAAATATATTTGAAGCTAAGTAGCTCGTAATTTCTTTGAAACTGGTTCATCAGGGTTAATAAAATCACTGGTAATTGAAAAGCCTAGATGGAAAATTATTTGCTAGGTAATCAACATGAAATTATTTGGTGTAGGGGGCACTTGCAACGGCGGGGAAATATAACCTGAACTCATGGGTCGTGGCCAAGCGAGGTCCAGCATATCCTCCAATGTTTAGCCCATTGTCAGTGGTATTCACAGTTTTGTTGGACTCAATCTTCATAGGCGATGAGATTACAGTAGGAAGGTTTGTCCCTTTCGCTTCTTCTTACTCTTCTCTCGGAGCCATCTTTCTGGCTCCAATGAAAGGTTTAACTTCTTTATAATTAATATAGTTGGGATAAAATGAATTGAATTGTTCCTCTTTCTTCTATAATTGCAGCCTGTTCGGCACAATAGTGGTAATTGTTGGGCTCTACATTTTCCTATCGGCAAAATCAAAAGAGGCGCGGGACAAGTAGAGCTCATCAGCGGCAAGCAAAGATTTTGTAGCCGTAGAAACCGTGAAATTGTACTTGCATACATGAATATTATGATTTTATTTATTATGTAAGAGAGAGGATGACAGGATGACATGTTTCTacaactagatgataccccgcacgttgttgcgggaaCGTTTGCAATACATCCAGTTAGAATTGGTTGTATGAAACATGAATTTTTAGAGTTATAATATGAGAACTAGAGCTAAAAATAAGTATGATTTGTGGTGTTTGATTATTGTATAATGTAAATATCCTAATAGAATATAAATTCTCATGCATGTTTGCATGTCGAAGTGGCTTTTTATTATGCATTATTGCATGTTGTGGTGGGCCTTTCTTCTTACATGTTGAATAATGAGGTGGCATATATACTTGTATGTTGAAAGAAATAGACTAGTGGGgactagctatttagatatagaagatttCCTCTCGACAAAATCAAAAGAAGTGCCGGACAAGAAGAGATCATCACCAGCAAGCAAAGTTCTTGTAGCCGCATAAGATACAAAATTGTAATTGTATGCAAGAATATTATGATTTTATTTATTACGTTTTATTTGTGAATACTTTGTTTATTATTTAAGAGAGAGGATGATAGGTTTTTTTCCTGTACAACCCCTACGACCGATTCCGCTGTCACCAGGAACAGACGTGTACCACAATGAGCTGAAAACAACACTTAACTAGCAATGTATTCTTAATCCATCTCTCTTTAGTACAGTTGCCAAATTAGTTTAGCTGCAAGTCAGTGCCTTAAAATggaatttgggtcagtcgatttctGGCGAGAAGGAAAACGGATGCGCGTGGAACTAGTTTTTTTTCTCGATCCCGTGACCACAAAGAAGGTACCATCTGAACCGGGACTAATCCTGGCCGGGCCCCCCGTCCGCTCCTAGCCATTGGAACCAGGAATAATGCTCACATTACTCCCGGGTCTAAACCCGGCCGGGACTAGTGCTCCGGATGAAAGGTACGTTGTCTACTTGTGTTTTTCTTTCGATATAGGGGCCGGAATAACCggtgtatgaaaaaattatgtaATTTCAAGTTTTTTTTGTTCAAAATATTTCAACCAATTTTAAGTGCAAATGTATATAGGATCAGAATAGATAACTTTTAACAATGCTTGTACACAAACACGTctcttctcgtggtcatgatgcGTTAGTTGTCCGCCCACAGCGCGAGTCCGATCCCTTCGAAAAATTGAGGTGCGTCTCTATTCACTCAGAGTGCCTTAGTCGTCGGCCCATGACGTGAACCCTCTAAAAACTTAGAGGTGTGGAAGTGAAAGTAGAACCCGTGACCACAAAAAAGGTAAGGTAAGATCATCTACAAATGGGCTCCCTATATCAGCCCCAAACTCTCGGCCGGACTGCCCAGTCAGTGTTCGGACAGAAAAATGTGACCCAACCGGGCTCCCCATATTCGGCCCAAACGCCCGAACTGACTGATACTCGCCATACCCGGCCCATATGTGGAGCAGATATGGAGATGCCCAGACACGCACCCCCCGCCACATGTCGGACTGACCACTAGGGCCATGCCAAATCACCCATATCCATCCCCCCTACTTGCCAGACTAGCCCTCTCCTCTTCTCTGTTCGGCCTCGTCCGCACACTAGCCACCAGACTTCCGCCCTCATCCCCAACCCAGGGCTTCACCACCGGATGCCCGAACCACA belongs to Triticum urartu cultivar G1812 chromosome 7, Tu2.1, whole genome shotgun sequence and includes:
- the LOC125517995 gene encoding WAT1-related protein At5g64700-like, producing MDIKATETKTAVGWEWKAPASMVLVQLFITGMILLSKVSIGGGMFIFALLAYRSLFGAAFILPLALIFERGKWREMGWHATGWIFLNAFIGYAVPMSLYYYGLSDTTPTYAVIFLNIIPLVTFILSLVFRMETLQIWSIAGSMKIVAVVLSVGGTMLISLYKGKTLHLWDRIMKHHHEGQQTTEVAGNHLRGTIFLVGSSITLACWYLIQSKVMKVYPYKYWSSMVTCFVGGFQTALVGIILSRDKNTWKLGWDLNLMTIFYSGALATAGKYNLNSWVVAKRGPAYPPMFSPLSVVFTVLLDSIFIGDEITVGSLFGTIVVIVGLYIFLSAKSKEARDK